Proteins from a genomic interval of Sphingobacterium lactis:
- a CDS encoding ABC transporter permease, with the protein MKRMNLLFRRLWQNRLFTFLNIVGLAIGISACWIVFRIVNFEYSFDKDHPDQEKIFKVYSTMEKGEESNSFDGVNIPIANYVKENIASAELVAPEYKYYYEKITVADADGKREFSNQPAITGTFKDYFSMVPYTWLAGNKETVFKQPNEIVLSNSRARFYFPNLKPQEVLGKVLQIDTVNFTVTGVIQDLEKTSSFREKEFVPVKEEDLKSDNWDMVTSNHKLYVKLTNEQAKQNFIDILTKKSNEVNAENLAKYNVRKSFGLAPLQSLHFNKMIHGSVDKRTLYGIIGIGSFLLVLASINYINLTTAQVPFRAKEIGIRKTLGEQPRNVLFSFITETFLISCISLLFSWPLIKLFEKYFSTYIPADLNNFSDTLPVAIFLFFLILLLTLVSSFYPAYLINKVQISEVIKMKNVGKLKFGSIPLRKALIIFQFVIAQIFVISTVLMGFQIQFMLNKDLGFQHNSIVSLDLPHAKDKPDDNRPNLLKESLQKYKEIEGSALGHLPMSGEYYGSSISMQTDTGEVRCPIALKYADQDYLDTYNFKLLAGRNMQLSDSTSGFIVNEKLLEELGIKTPEAAIGQSVIMNEKQIAIIGVLQNFNSSTLHSQTDALAIFPSKDRDQLKHISIKLSHNTGEWRKGLEALEKEWKNFYPNDEFDYTFFDDNMKELYESDYRFSSIINLSSGITVLLSCLGLIGLVTISISQRTKEIGIRKVLGSSVSRIIRLLSTEYLVLVFISIIIASPVAWWAINKWLENFAYKMELTWWMFSIPAIATLIIAFLTMFYHSFKAAIANPVDCLRDE; encoded by the coding sequence ATGAAAAGAATGAACCTTTTATTCCGTAGACTTTGGCAAAACAGGTTGTTTACATTTCTAAATATTGTTGGCCTAGCCATAGGAATCAGCGCCTGTTGGATTGTATTTCGAATTGTCAATTTTGAATATAGCTTTGACAAGGACCACCCAGATCAAGAAAAAATCTTCAAAGTATATTCCACCATGGAAAAAGGTGAAGAATCAAATTCTTTTGATGGCGTAAATATTCCTATTGCTAATTATGTAAAAGAAAACATCGCATCAGCCGAATTGGTAGCACCAGAATATAAATATTATTATGAAAAAATAACTGTCGCCGATGCTGATGGTAAACGGGAATTCAGCAACCAACCCGCTATAACAGGTACTTTTAAGGATTATTTTTCAATGGTCCCCTATACGTGGTTGGCAGGAAATAAAGAAACTGTTTTTAAACAACCTAACGAAATCGTATTATCTAATTCACGAGCGCGGTTCTATTTCCCGAATCTCAAACCACAAGAAGTATTGGGAAAGGTATTACAAATTGATACCGTTAATTTTACAGTCACTGGTGTCATTCAGGATTTAGAAAAAACGAGTAGTTTCCGGGAAAAAGAATTTGTACCCGTTAAGGAGGAAGATCTTAAGAGTGACAACTGGGATATGGTGACCTCAAACCACAAGCTATATGTTAAATTGACCAATGAACAGGCAAAACAGAACTTTATTGATATTCTAACAAAAAAATCGAATGAGGTGAATGCTGAAAACCTTGCAAAGTACAACGTAAGAAAATCATTCGGATTAGCTCCACTTCAAAGCCTGCATTTTAACAAAATGATTCATGGAAGTGTTGATAAAAGAACATTGTATGGCATAATTGGAATTGGGTCATTTCTGTTGGTGCTTGCCAGTATTAATTATATCAATCTAACAACAGCTCAAGTACCGTTCAGAGCGAAAGAAATTGGTATAAGAAAAACTTTGGGCGAACAACCTCGAAATGTTCTTTTCAGTTTTATAACCGAAACTTTTTTGATCTCTTGCATTTCCCTATTATTTTCATGGCCATTGATCAAGCTTTTTGAAAAATATTTCAGCACCTATATACCGGCCGATTTAAACAATTTTTCAGATACCCTTCCTGTCGCTATTTTCCTATTCTTCCTCATACTGTTATTGACTTTAGTTTCGAGCTTTTATCCTGCATATTTGATTAACAAGGTTCAAATTTCGGAAGTCATCAAAATGAAAAATGTTGGCAAATTGAAGTTTGGAAGCATTCCGTTGAGGAAAGCTCTTATTATTTTCCAGTTTGTCATTGCACAGATATTTGTTATTTCAACTGTTTTAATGGGTTTCCAAATCCAGTTTATGCTAAACAAAGATTTGGGTTTTCAACACAATAGCATTGTTTCTTTAGACCTTCCCCATGCTAAAGATAAGCCAGATGATAACAGGCCAAATTTACTGAAGGAATCATTACAGAAATATAAGGAAATTGAGGGCTCAGCGTTGGGCCATTTACCTATGAGTGGCGAATATTATGGATCATCCATCAGCATGCAAACAGATACAGGAGAAGTGAGGTGTCCAATCGCGTTAAAGTATGCCGATCAGGATTATTTGGACACCTACAATTTTAAATTGTTAGCCGGTAGAAACATGCAGTTATCGGATAGTACATCAGGTTTTATTGTCAATGAAAAATTACTGGAAGAACTTGGCATTAAAACTCCGGAAGCGGCGATTGGCCAATCCGTTATAATGAACGAAAAGCAAATAGCAATTATCGGCGTTTTACAAAATTTCAACAGTTCAACACTGCATAGTCAAACAGACGCATTAGCCATCTTCCCAAGCAAAGATAGAGACCAACTCAAGCATATCAGTATCAAACTTTCACATAATACCGGCGAATGGAGAAAAGGATTGGAAGCATTAGAAAAGGAATGGAAAAATTTCTATCCAAATGATGAATTCGATTATACTTTTTTTGACGACAATATGAAAGAGCTTTATGAGAGCGATTATCGATTTTCAAGCATCATCAATCTTTCCTCAGGAATTACTGTTCTCCTAAGCTGTTTAGGACTAATTGGTTTGGTGACCATTAGCATTAGTCAACGGACCAAAGAAATCGGGATACGGAAAGTATTGGGAAGTTCAGTTTCGAGAATTATTCGATTGCTCTCAACAGAATACCTTGTTTTGGTTTTCATATCCATTATTATTGCCTCCCCGGTTGCGTGGTGGGCCATCAACAAATGGTTAGAAAATTTTGCTTACAAAATGGAGTTGACCTGGTGGATGTTTAGCATTCCAGCAATTGCCACCCTCATTATAGCTTTTTTAACTATGTTCTATCATTCATTCAAAGCGGCGATAGCCAATCCGGTTGATTGCCTACGTGACGAATAA